AAAGGGCTACACCCTCATCCCGATCAACCTGCATTTCTCAAAGGGCCGCGTAAAACTTGAAATCGGCCTGGCCAAAGGCAAGAAAGACCACGACAAGCGCGCCGCGATCAAGGATCGGGAGAATCAGCGGGACGCGGCGGATGCGATGAAGAAGGCGGGTAGAGCGTAGCAAGTTTCCCCGGGCTCGCGAAATTGCTCACCCTACCTGTCCAGGTGGGGAGCCTTACTGCGTTACCACGTAGGCTACGGTGATGCGTCTACAGCGGGTCCAACAGGTGAATCGGCAAAGGTCAGACTGCCGTTTCGGTGCATCGCCAGATTCGCTATGCTCGTGGCTAGCACGTGAGGCGGAGCAGGGGGCCGCATGGGGCATGCATACTGGTGACGATGTCGCGCTTCGTGTAGAACGGCTTACGGTGCTGTTTGCCGATCTCGTCGAGTCCTCGCAAATGCTGGCTGATGACGAAATTGCCGGTGTGAGGCGCATCGCCCGGTTGTTTGCTGACGTGACCGGCGCCGCGGCTGATGGAGGTTCGGGCAGATTGCTTGAGCGTCGCGGTGATGGGCTCATATTTTTGTTCCGTCACGCCATCGACGCCGCCAACGCCGCGTCTGCGATTCACCGGACAGCCGCGAGCTTTGATGCGGTCAACGGCAGTGCGTTTGTGTTTCGGATTGGGTTGCACTGCGCAAACGTACTCGATCATGACGGCGTGCGGTTTGGCCTTGGCTTGTCAATCTGCTCCCGCATTGCCAGTCTGGCATTGCCCGGGCAATCGCTGGTCTCTACCGAGTGCCGAGATGAACTCGCTGGCTTTGCTCACCTGACGCTTGTGGACAAGGGGCGCTGCTATATCAAGGGGGCATCCGATCCGATACGTGTGTTTGAGCTGGCGAGGCGGCAGGGAGGCATGGCTGCAGGAAGCCTGCCGAAAAGTCAGGTTCAGACCTCGGTTACCCTGGCTGTGTTTCCGCTCAGTCATCTTAGCCTCGCGCCGGCAAATGAAAGTCAGAATGGCGCGGCGGTCGGTGACGTTTACGCCGATCTTGCATTGCAGGCGTTCTCGCGGTGCACAGGCATCGAACTGATTTCCCGCCTTTCGTCCGCTGCAGCGGCGCGGGCGGTCCGATCCGGTGCGCAACTGACGACAGTCATTTCGGCTGACTATGTACTTTCCGGCACCTGGCAACAGCCAGCGGGCGATGAGTATCGTTTTGCAGTGGAGTTGATGAGTACGGTCGACGGCAGAGTGGTATGGCATGACAGCGCCCGCGCGACCGCCGTTGAATTGCTTGCCCCCGAGTCGCAATACTTTCTGCGCATCGTGTCCGAGGCAACCCACCGCATTGCGGGCCGAGAGCTCGAAACAAGCAGGACAGCGCCGCTTCCAACGGTACCGACGCACTCTCTGGTGCTTTCAAGTATCAGTCTTATGCACCGCCTCGGACGCGATGACTTTGACTCAGCCCTTTCGCTCATCGAGCGAGTTGCCGAACGGGCGCCGCGTCATGCGGTACCGCACGCCTGGCGCGCACGCTGGCATACGTTTCGCGTCGTACAGGGTTGGGCGCATCACGATCAGCGCGATCACGAACAGGCCAAGCGCGAGAGTGAAATGGCGCTGGCACTCGATGACGAGCTGTCGCTGGTGCATGCCGTCGCGGGCTCTGTCGCCATGAGTGTCAAGCGGGACTTGCCGGCCGCGTTGCGGCACTACGAGCGCGCCTTGTCGATCAATCCGAGTGACTCGCTGGCATGGGCGTTGAAGGCAGCCGCACATGCTCTGGACGATGACGGAGCCGCGGCACTCGCTGCTGCTGATCGGGCATTGACGCTGTCGCCCCATGATCCGATGCGCTTTTTGCACGAATCGCTGGCCGCAAGCGCATGCTTGACGATGCATGATTTTGCCGGGGCACGCAATCGTGCCGAGGCTTCGATCCGAAGCAACCGTGCGCATTACTCGTCACTGCGGGTGGCGGCCATTGCCTGTGAATTGCTGGGCGATCATGGGGCGGCCGCACGCCATATCGACGAACTACGTCGGGAGCAGCCCCTGTACACGGTTGGTGCATTTCTGCGGGCAAGCCCCAAACCGGCAGCCTCTGACAATCGCAAGCTTTTTGCCGACGCTTTGCTTGCCGCCGGCTTGCCTGCCTAGCAGGCCAATTCTTCACTCACACTATTGCAAAGGGGAAACATGGCGAACTGGGAAGGCTGGGAAGGCTGGGAAGGATGGGAGGGGTGGGAAGGCTGGGAGGGCTGGGAAGGCTGGCGCTCACCACGGGGCGGCGGGTCGGGCGGGAATGTTGCCGCACTGTTGCGTGGACGCGAATTGACCCTTGGCGGGCAAATGGGGGCACAGTGGCGGTTGCGCCCTGGGCAGGTGCTGGGTCGAGCACCTGTGCCTGCGACGGGGAAAGACCCGCGCAAGGCTCTGGGTAGCGCCGGCGGCATTCTGGAAGTGTCCCAGATTGCCAGAGCGCGAAGCATCATATTTGACCTCTGCACCGACGTTGATTTTGATGTGCGTGGCGAGACGTTTGTACTGATGACACGGGCGTTCGACCGTGCAGGCGCCGCGCAAGCCATTTGCACGATTGCCCGGCCCAGTGATGCCAACTTCGCGGAGCAGGCGCGATTGGTTGAGGCCTGGGCCGTGTTGCGGCCTGAACGTGTTCCGGAAATACTCGATCAGATGGATGTGCCTATGGGGCTGTGGGCCAGCGTCATGGACTTGAATTCGACGACGACGCCACATACTCTGGCGCTGATTGACGTTTGCATCGGATTTGCAGCGCATGTGGTTCACCGCATCAAGCACTCACTGGGCACGGCCCGACCGGTCATGTTTAGTCCGTACATTCAACCAATTCGGCCCACGCCGCGGTTTGGTGCCCTGCCGTCCGGGCACGCGACGGAGGCGTTCGTCGTGTCAGAGCTGCTGAAGAAGCTAATCGGCTGTCGTGACAGCGCTGACTCGGCGGCAAAAGTGCTTGATGCATACGCTGAACGCATTGCGACCAATCGTGTCGTTGCCGGCTTTCATTTTCCAGTCGATAGCATGGCCGGCTGCATGCTCGGCACCTGTCTGATTGACTACGTGCAACGGCTGGCGACGCCTGACGCTACGAATTTTTCGCCGTATCAATTCGTTTACACAGGGGCGAATCCGGAATTCGATCCTGAAGTTTGGCGCCGTCCGCCAAAACCTTCCGATGCACGCGCTCAGCTCGGCGACATCGAGGGCAAATCGATTGTCGTCGCCGGACTCGGTTCTGATCACGCCAAAACATCCTCACTCAGCGCGCTTTGGGAAGCTGCCGCCAACGAGTGGCGTTGACGAGGCAGAGTCATGTCGCATACACAAGGACAACACATCGCCTGGACCGTGCCTGAAGGTCGTGACAACGACTGCTGGGATCCTTATTTTGTCTGGGCTTTGACAACAGGCAGATTGCCTGAAGATGACGATCGCCCATATCTGGTGCAAAGAATCAGCAATGGCGGCGAAACTGCTTTCTCCACTGAGATGGCGCGACTCAGTGACGGGAACCCTGGCTTCGTTGACGAGAAAAACGTAGTGCGCTGGCAACTCGGCGCGCCACGCAATGCGTCCTACATCAATTTGAGTGATTACGCTGATGTCGAGGTGAGACCAACGCATACCGACGTCATCGCCGCAGTTCTCGACGACGGATGCCCGCTATTGAACAAGGCGTTTCGGGATGCCGACGGTCGCTGCCGGGTTCGCTGGCTCTGGCACCAGGGCAAGACGGGGGCACGCCGTCCGGGTGGGGCAGAAGCCGGAAACCGCTGGTGGTATCAGCCGTATATGACGCTTCCGCCTGGACAAACGCCAGCCTATGGCGCGGAGCTCTCCCCGGCCGAGGTGGACCAGCTTTCTTCGCGGATCACGCTCGGAGGCGACGCCGTCGAGTGTGAGTCTTACCGCGCTCTGCGGTATCTGGAAACGCCAGAAAAGCGACGGCACGGCGCCAGTGTCATGACTCAGGTGCTCAATGCCTATCCACCGTTCGGCGGTTCGGGCCAGCGCATGTCCGAGCCGGCATCGGATTGGCCGCTCATCTTTGTCCAGTTTCCGGAAAACGAGTTGAAAGACACATCGGGAGGCTGGCTAGGGGTTCGTGTTCTTGATGGCCTCCACTACATCATCGACAGGGCGCGACGAGGCGGCTTTCGTCGGAAATCCTTGCTTGACAATGAGAAGGATAGTGCCCCCATTCCCGTTGTCGCCACATTGAGTTACGGTGGCCTTGCTGGCGCGCACGATGGTGAAAGCCTGCTTGAGGAAGCGCTCAATGACTTGCAGGATCGCAACCCGCACCTGACGCTTGTGATGGCTGCGGGTAATGCGTATGGTCGTGCAGTCCACGCATCCGCCGCACCGTCAGCATCGGGGAAAGTGACATTTGAGCTTTTCATTCCGCCAGACAACCCGAACACAGTGTTCGTCGAGTTTTGGCTTCCGCAAGAGGCCGATCTGTCGCGCGTCAGGTTTGAAATCAATGGGCCGTGTGGCGCGAGCCTCGGGCAGACAGGTAGCGGGTGCACGATTGATGCTCGCAATGTCTGTTCGCTGATTGCCGTTCGAAACGCGCCGCAAGGGCGCAGTGGCGCGATGGTGCTTGTGTCATTCAACCCGACGCGAATTGGGGGCAAGGGGGCGCATACTGTTGCCGGCGTGTGGCAGGTTGCCATTGAAGCCGGTACCGTCGGCGTGATCAACGGCTGGATCGAGCGCGACGACATGAATGGCGGTCTCGCGCGCGCCCAGCAAGCGCGATTCCTCGGCGAACATGTTCGTGAGGACATGAACTTGTCGAGCCCGGCAAATGCGCAGCACACCCGGCGATTCGTTGTTGGCAGTGTGATTGCAAGCGATGGCTCAGTCAGCGGTTATTCTGCCTCGGGGCCATCGTCAGCGACATTCGCAGCCCGCATGGGACCTGACCTCTCGGCGATTGGAGACGCCGCGCGCACGTTGCCAGGCATCGTTTGCGACGGTGTGCGGAGCGGCGAGCGATATCGGGCTGCTGGCACCAGTGTCGCCGCTGGCGCTGCTGCGCACTCGCTGATCATCGAGATGCAGCGGCGACGGCCTGGAAACTTTGCGCCCGCCGCCCCGGATCTGCGTCGTGGAGTACGCAAGTGAACGGCAATGACTAGAGCGAATCCAGCAAGTATCGACCCGCCTGGCGCGAGCGACGCGTCCAGCCTGCGGCGCGCCCGAGTCACGGTTCGGCAGCTTTGTTCACTGCGGCTCCCTGCGCCAGTGCTCTTGCCGTCGCTACTGCCCGCAGTGCGTGCGGTCGTGCGTTCGTCCCATGCTGCCTTCTTTTACGCCGATGCGGCGGGCAACATGACCAATATGTATGCCGAGCGAATGTTGCCCCCCGAGGCAATGGCTAGATACTACGAGCAGTACTACCGCGCCGATTCTTCGGCGTTTACCAAGTCATACCTGAGTTTGGTCGCCGCAAGCGACCCAGTCTCCTACCGAACTGTCGGTCCAGTGGAACGAAGCAGCGACTACTTCCGCGACGTACTGTCACCGCTTGATGTTGGACACATCATGTACGGCATCGTACGTGCGCAGGCGAACGGCCGCGAGCCGATCGGTCAGCTGAGTTTGTATCGCCCGGAAACGGACATACCGTTCAGCCCGGCGGATGCCGAGGCGCTGCGTGATGTTTTGCATTACCTGGGCCGTGCGCTCTCTGCCGCACCGTTTGCCCCTGTCTCAGCGTCGGCCGAGCAGACGGCGGAAGAAGCGATGGCGGTGCTTGATGAGTCGGGCACCACGCTATTTGCCGATGAAGGCTGGTTGCGGCTGGTTCGCCTCGCTCGAGGTGAGCCAATATCACCGGTGCAGGCGGCCGCAGAACCAAAAGCGCTGCGGGAGTTTCTGCACGGCGTGGTCAAGGCGACTTCGTCCGCCAGGAACGCGTTGTACTCCGTGGACTCTCCGTGGGGACGATTCGCGTTTCGCCATCACCTGCTCGAGGGCGTGTCTGGGCAGCGGGCAACTGCGCTGGTTCTCTCGCGCCTGGCAGCGGAACCCGTGCGGCTTACCGAAGGAGCAGCACGTCTGCAGCTGTCGGCCCAGCAACGCGAAGTGGCTTTGATGATTGCGCTCGGGCAAACCAATGCCGAGATCGCCGGGAAGCTTGGTGTATCGGTCAATACGGCGGGTTACCACGTCAAGCAGGTGTTCGCGAAACTCGACGTGCATGACCGCTCGGAGGTGGCAGCGGTTCTACGGCGCGCGTGACGGGGTGCTTTCGCGCGTGGCCGACGCAGCAAGCGGTGATGCGCTGGCACTGTTTGCTCGGCGATCCGTCAGCTGCCGCTGGCTGCTTTGGCAAGTGTCTCGAAGTGGGAATAGATCGCATCGGCCAGTTTCTGGCTCTCCGTCAGTCGATTCGCCATCTGCGCCGCCATCACGCTCGCGGTCTGCACGTAAGGCTCGCCCGGCAAGCGCGCGAGTTCGCGTTGCGATGCGCTGAGCCACAGCGCGTGCTTGGCGGCGTCGATCTCGACGTGGAATTGCATGGCCAGCAAGGTGTCGATGGCGAACGCCTGTTGGGGGCAGGCATCGCTGCTGCCGATGAGTTCGGCAGCGGCGGGGACGGCGAACGACTCGTAGTGCCACTGGATGACGGTTGGCGTGCTGCCGGCGAATTCTCCGAACCACGCGCGGGCGGCTGCGGAGTCAGTCGTCTGCATCGGCCACCAGCCGATTTCGATGTTGGGCGACGCGCCAACCGTTGCACCCAGTGCTTTGGCGATGAGCTGGCCGCCGAGACAATGGCCGATGACCGGTTTGCCAGCGGTACGCGCTTCACGGATAAGCACTTCGGCCTGTCGCAACGACGGCAGGTCGTCGTTGACACTCATGACGCCACCGAGGATCGCCAGGCCCGCGTAATCAGCCAATGACGCCGGCGCCTCGTCGCCGTGCTCAAAATCAAAAACGTCGAATGCAATGTTGCGCTGCCGCAGCCATGTGGCAAGGTAGGCGGGGCCGTCGTCGGTGTTGTTCTGCAGAATGGCGATACGCATCTTCGGCATTGTAGGCAGCGTCGTGCGTCGGCCAGCGGCAGCAATTTCGGTGCTTCAGACTCAATAGCTTCGCGCAAGAACCTTTATCGCAATGGGCCTGAGCGGTCAAATCGGAAAAAGTCGACTTTGAGCAATTTATCGCTTCCAGCCCATATGAAATGGGGATGGTGAAGAAAAGCCGTAAGCCCATATTGCACCGCGTATACCGTTCTTGCATAGTTTTGACTAAACTCGGCATCCATGGAACTCAAGTGGGTAGAAGACTTTTTGCAACTGGCCGAAACGGGCAGTTTTTCCAGGGCCGCAGAACTCAGGTACGTTACCCAACCTGCCTTCTCGCGGCGAATACGGGCGCTGGAGCAGTGGCTCGGTGCCGAGCTGATAGACCGGACGAGCTATCCGACCAAGCTGACCAAGGCGGGCGAGCAGTTCCGCGACCGGGCGGCAGAGATTGTGCGGCAGGCGATCGACGCGCGGGCGATTGCTCGCGGGCTGCAGAGCGCGCCGACCGACACCATCCTGTTTGCCGCGCCGCATACCCTGTCGCTGACCTTTTTCCCGACATGGCTGCACGCGCTCGAGAAGAAGTTGGGTCGCGTCAAGGCCAAGCTGCTGGCAGCCAACGTGCACGACGCAGTGATGAGCCTGGTTGAAGGCAACTGCGACCTGCTGCTCTGCTATCACCACACCAATCAGCCGGTGCAGCTTGACGAATCTCGCTACGAGATGGTGGTGCTCGGCACCGAGACAATCGCACCGTTCTCGCGTACCGATAGCGAGGGCCGCGCATTGTTCACATTGCCCGGCAGCGATCACAAGAAGATTCCCTATCTCTCATACACGCCGCAGGCTTATCTGGGGCGCATGGTCGAGCTGATCCTGCAGCAATCGCCGCTACGCGCCCATCTCGACTGCGTCTATGAAAACGACATGTCGGAGGCGCTCAAGGTGATGGCGCTCGAAGGTCATGGCCTCGCGTGGTTGCCCGAGAGCGCGGTGACGCGCGAGTTGAAAGCCAAGCGCATCGCCCGCTGTGGCGACAGCCACTGGACCGGCACGATGGAAATTCGCCTGTATCGCGAGCGCGGTGCTCAGCGCGAAGTGGTGGACGCCGTGTGGCAGGCTGCGCTGGGCAAGTGATGAACGCGTTGGCGATCCAGCCTGAAATCGCTGTTGCAGCGATCCCGGACGACGAGCGCGTGTGGGTGCCGCAGGCACCGGACGTGTGGTTTCGTCCGCTGCTGCTGAACACCGTGAGCGGTGGCTGGTGCAATCTGCTGCGTGTCAGAAAGAGCGGCGTCCTGTCGCGGCACCGGCATCCGATGGCGGTCGTTGGCTATGTGATCCGGGGCAAGTGGTTCTACCGCGAGCACAACTGGGTGGCGAACGAGGGCAGTTTCGTCTACGAGCCGCCCGGTGAAATCCACACGCTGGAGGTGCCCGCCGATTGCCCCGAAATGATCACGTTCTTCAACATTCAGGGCGCGATGATCTACCTGGATGGCGATGGCAATCAGACGGGCTATGAGGACGTGTGGACCAAGATCGAGATGTGCGCAAAGCACTACGAGACGGTCGGGCTGGGCGCTGACTACGTGAAGCAGTTCATCCGTTGATGCCAGCAACACTCACGGCAATTGCGATCGGTGCAGTGCTCGGTGCGTGGGCACGTTACGGGCTCGCGCTGGCGATGAACGGCCGTAGCTGGATGCCGTGGGGGACGTTTGCCGCCAATGCGATTGGCGGCTTCCTGATCGGCCTTGCCCTTGCACACCTCGCCGCCAAGCCGGAACTATCGCCGCTGTGGCGGATGTTTTTTGTGACGGGTTTTCTCGGCGCGTTGACGACTTTTTCCAGTTTCAGCGCCGAGGTGGTGGTGCTGGTGCACGATGGCGATCTCGGACGTGCATTGACGCTCGCGGCCATGCACCTGGTGGCGTCGCTGGTGCTGACCGCGCTGGGATTCGTCGTTTATCGCAGCATGTTGTAGGAGCGGGCTTGTCCGCGATCAAACCATCGGCCATCGCGATGCTCGGGAGCATCGTGGCCAAGGCGACTTTTGCAGGTTCTTTCTTTGTTTTGCAGTTGAGGTAATCCATGACACACGCAATCCGCTTCCACGAAACCGGCTCCCCCGACTTTCTGAAGTACGAGTCGATCGAGCTGCCGCCGCCCGGCCCGGGCGAGGCGCGTGTGCGGCACAGCGCAATTGGCGTCAACTTCATCGACACCTATCACCGCACCGGGCTTTACAAAGTGCCGCTGCCGTCCGGTATTGGCAAGGAGGGCGCTGGCATTGTTGAGGCCGTCGGCGAGGGCGTCACCGTTGTCACACCGGGCGATCGTGTGGTGTATTGCGACGGGCCGCTCGGCAGCTACGCGAGCGAGCGCAACCTGCCGGCCAGCGTGCTGATCAAGCTGCCGCAATACGTGAGCGAGCAACACATTGCGGCGGGCTTCCTGCGGGCGATGACGGTCGAATACCTGCTCAACCGCACCTACAAATGCAAGGCGGGCGACACCATCCTGTTCCATGCAGCTGCGGGCGGCGTCGGCCTGATTGCCGCGCAATGGTGTCGCGCGATTGGCGTGAACATGATTGGCACCGTGGGTAGCGACGACAAGGGCAAGCTCGCGCTGGAGCACGGCTGCAAGCACGTCATCAACTACAACAGCGAGAACTTCGTCGAGCGCGTCAAGGAAATCACTGGGGGCAAGAAGGTGCCGGTGGTTTACGACAGCGTCGGCAAGGACACCTGGCCGGCGTCGCTCGACTGCCTGCAACCGCTTGGCCTGATGGTCAGCTTCGGCAACTCGTCAGGCCCGGTCACCGGCGTCGATCTCGGCATCCTCGCGGCAAAGGGCTCGCTCTACGTCACCCGGCAAACGCTGATGGCGTACACGTCAAGTCGCGCTACGACCGAGGAG
This is a stretch of genomic DNA from Casimicrobium huifangae. It encodes these proteins:
- a CDS encoding LysR family transcriptional regulator, producing MELKWVEDFLQLAETGSFSRAAELRYVTQPAFSRRIRALEQWLGAELIDRTSYPTKLTKAGEQFRDRAAEIVRQAIDARAIARGLQSAPTDTILFAAPHTLSLTFFPTWLHALEKKLGRVKAKLLAANVHDAVMSLVEGNCDLLLCYHHTNQPVQLDESRYEMVVLGTETIAPFSRTDSEGRALFTLPGSDHKKIPYLSYTPQAYLGRMVELILQQSPLRAHLDCVYENDMSEALKVMALEGHGLAWLPESAVTRELKAKRIARCGDSHWTGTMEIRLYRERGAQREVVDAVWQAALGK
- a CDS encoding phosphatase PAP2 family protein, with product MANWEGWEGWEGWEGWEGWEGWEGWRSPRGGGSGGNVAALLRGRELTLGGQMGAQWRLRPGQVLGRAPVPATGKDPRKALGSAGGILEVSQIARARSIIFDLCTDVDFDVRGETFVLMTRAFDRAGAAQAICTIARPSDANFAEQARLVEAWAVLRPERVPEILDQMDVPMGLWASVMDLNSTTTPHTLALIDVCIGFAAHVVHRIKHSLGTARPVMFSPYIQPIRPTPRFGALPSGHATEAFVVSELLKKLIGCRDSADSAAKVLDAYAERIATNRVVAGFHFPVDSMAGCMLGTCLIDYVQRLATPDATNFSPYQFVYTGANPEFDPEVWRRPPKPSDARAQLGDIEGKSIVVAGLGSDHAKTSSLSALWEAAANEWR
- a CDS encoding 2,4'-dihydroxyacetophenone dioxygenase family protein — protein: MNALAIQPEIAVAAIPDDERVWVPQAPDVWFRPLLLNTVSGGWCNLLRVRKSGVLSRHRHPMAVVGYVIRGKWFYREHNWVANEGSFVYEPPGEIHTLEVPADCPEMITFFNIQGAMIYLDGDGNQTGYEDVWTKIEMCAKHYETVGLGADYVKQFIR
- the crcB gene encoding fluoride efflux transporter CrcB produces the protein MPATLTAIAIGAVLGAWARYGLALAMNGRSWMPWGTFAANAIGGFLIGLALAHLAAKPELSPLWRMFFVTGFLGALTTFSSFSAEVVVLVHDGDLGRALTLAAMHLVASLVLTALGFVVYRSML
- a CDS encoding type 1 glutamine amidotransferase, with protein sequence MRIAILQNNTDDGPAYLATWLRQRNIAFDVFDFEHGDEAPASLADYAGLAILGGVMSVNDDLPSLRQAEVLIREARTAGKPVIGHCLGGQLIAKALGATVGASPNIEIGWWPMQTTDSAAARAWFGEFAGSTPTVIQWHYESFAVPAAAELIGSSDACPQQAFAIDTLLAMQFHVEIDAAKHALWLSASQRELARLPGEPYVQTASVMAAQMANRLTESQKLADAIYSHFETLAKAASGS
- a CDS encoding tetratricopeptide repeat protein, translated to MAAGSLPKSQVQTSVTLAVFPLSHLSLAPANESQNGAAVGDVYADLALQAFSRCTGIELISRLSSAAAARAVRSGAQLTTVISADYVLSGTWQQPAGDEYRFAVELMSTVDGRVVWHDSARATAVELLAPESQYFLRIVSEATHRIAGRELETSRTAPLPTVPTHSLVLSSISLMHRLGRDDFDSALSLIERVAERAPRHAVPHAWRARWHTFRVVQGWAHHDQRDHEQAKRESEMALALDDELSLVHAVAGSVAMSVKRDLPAALRHYERALSINPSDSLAWALKAAAHALDDDGAAALAAADRALTLSPHDPMRFLHESLAASACLTMHDFAGARNRAEASIRSNRAHYSSLRVAAIACELLGDHGAAARHIDELRREQPLYTVGAFLRASPKPAASDNRKLFADALLAAGLPA
- a CDS encoding helix-turn-helix transcriptional regulator produces the protein MRSSHAAFFYADAAGNMTNMYAERMLPPEAMARYYEQYYRADSSAFTKSYLSLVAASDPVSYRTVGPVERSSDYFRDVLSPLDVGHIMYGIVRAQANGREPIGQLSLYRPETDIPFSPADAEALRDVLHYLGRALSAAPFAPVSASAEQTAEEAMAVLDESGTTLFADEGWLRLVRLARGEPISPVQAAAEPKALREFLHGVVKATSSARNALYSVDSPWGRFAFRHHLLEGVSGQRATALVLSRLAAEPVRLTEGAARLQLSAQQREVALMIALGQTNAEIAGKLGVSVNTAGYHVKQVFAKLDVHDRSEVAAVLRRA
- a CDS encoding quinone oxidoreductase family protein, with the translated sequence MTHAIRFHETGSPDFLKYESIELPPPGPGEARVRHSAIGVNFIDTYHRTGLYKVPLPSGIGKEGAGIVEAVGEGVTVVTPGDRVVYCDGPLGSYASERNLPASVLIKLPQYVSEQHIAAGFLRAMTVEYLLNRTYKCKAGDTILFHAAAGGVGLIAAQWCRAIGVNMIGTVGSDDKGKLALEHGCKHVINYNSENFVERVKEITGGKKVPVVYDSVGKDTWPASLDCLQPLGLMVSFGNSSGPVTGVDLGILAAKGSLYVTRQTLMAYTSSRATTEEMANNVFNMMKDGKIDLAARQTYSLADAAQAHRDLEARKTVGGVILVP